The Acidobacteriota bacterium genomic interval CACCGCTCGTCACGCAGGGCATTCCGTTGGAACACTACGCCGACCCTGTTCCGCAGTCGCTCATCCTGACGGCCATCGTCATCGGGTTCGGCGTGCTGGCGTTCGCGCTCGTTCTCGCCTACCGCGTCCGTCAGTCCGTTGGCACGGACGACATCGATGCGGTAGGTCCTGATTTCGTCACGGCGAAGTCGGGCACGGTGGATCGCGCGTGATGCTCCTCACGCTTCCCATCGTCC includes:
- a CDS encoding Na+/H+ antiporter subunit C, encoding MELLLAIVAGVLYAAGLYLMLRRRLAQLIIGLSLLSNGSNILILSAAGVTRAKPPLVTQGIPLEHYADPVPQSLILTAIVIGFGVLAFALVLAYRVRQSVGTDDIDAVGPDFVTAKSGTVDRA